The genomic segment CTGGCGGCTCAGTTCCAGTTCGCGACGGGTGCGCACCGAAATGCTGATGTCACGCAGTATCCAGACGATGCCATCCAGTTGCCGGTCGCGATACAGCGGGTGGTAGCTTTGCTCCAGAATGCGGGACTCGCCGTCGAGGGAGATCGACAGAGTGCGACCATTATCGCGCAGGACTTCCAGCTCGCGGGCGTTGAGGCCGTGGGACCACAATGCCCGAGGATGCGGCCAGGCTTCGGCGAGTGTGCGGCCGAGGACAATCGCGTGACCATTTTGCTCAAGCAGTAGCTTGGCGCGGTTGTTGATATAATTAATGATGCCGTCGGCGTCGGTAGAAATCAGGGCGTCTTCTATCGACTGCAGCACCAGATCGGCCCGTTCTTCAGCCTGTTGACGCTGGCTATCCGCATGCCTGGCGGCCTGCTCGGCTTTGCGAATAAAACGCCAGAATGCCAGCGCAAATGCTATCAGTACCAAGATCAGCAGCAGTGGTGCAACCAGACGTCCGGCGAGCTGGCGCTCCAGATAACCTGGCACCTGTCGCGCAACGACAGACCACTCAGTGCCGGTGATTGTTTTTTGTGCCAATGGTGCATCATGGGGGAGGTTGTCTGGCCGATTATTTAATGTGTCGCCTAATGCGCTGCCAGAACGGCTATTCACCAGACTGAGGCTGATATCCGGGTTGCTGCTGGACAGGGTATTGGCACTGAAGTGGTTAACCGAGTGGCGGCTGGCAACCTGATACTGCTGATTGCTGCGATTGCACCAGGACACCAGATAGAGTTGTCCATTGACTAGTTGCGGTTGTGTTGCCAGCTGACGTTGCGGATTTTCTGCCAGGGCAAACAGCAGCTCCTGGCTGACTGGCAGACCTGACAACGTGTGTTGATAGATGATGTTTTGAGCCGATGCCACGATGGCGATGGCTTCCAGTGACGGTGTTAATCCGGCCAGTTGATCGAGTTTGGCTGTGGCTGACAACTGCTCGGCTGTGGGGATATGTTCGCGCAGATGGCACTGTAATGGCGTATAGGCCAACAGCAGGGAACTGAGAGCGGTGGCCTGTTGGTTAACGATAATACTGGCGCTGGTGAGTAGTTTTTCCCGATCGGAACAGACGTGCTGATACACATTGAATACGACAATCGTAACCATGATGACAAAGGCGGGGATAAAAAAGCGCTGTGGGCCTGCTCCTGACTGCACGGGGTTGCCTGTTTGTTTGTCATGCTGCATCGATCTGATTCCTGCTCATAGCCTTACTCTACTGAGTGCCGAATCAGCCCATTGGCTGATCATCGCCCTTGAAAGCCAAATCACGCCGGAACCGACCGCTAGCAATGGGATAGTGATGTCGCTGATTGCCATTTTCGGCGGATTTGAGTAGTTTGGCGCAGCATTTATAGTTAAGGGTTTCACCATGGCACAGTATGTATTTACGATGAACCGTCTGGGCAAGATTGTACCGCCCAAGCGTCAGATTCTACGCGATATCTCTCTATCTTTTTTCCCCGGTGCCAAAATTGGTGTACTTGGTCTGAATGGCTCCGGTAAATCGACCCTGCTGAAGATTATGGCAGGCGTTGATCAGGATTTCATTGGCGAAGCCCGTCCCCAGCCCGACCTGAACATAGGCTATTTATCTCAGGAGCCGGAACTCGATCCGGCCAAAGATGTCAAGGGCAACGTCGAAGACGGCCTCAGTGAGCTGATGAATGCCAAGACCGAACTGGATGCAGTTTATGCGGCGTATGCCGAGCCGGATGCCGATTTTGATGCACTGGCTAAAAAACAGGGCCAGCTCGAAGCCCTGATCGAAACCGCCGGTGGCCATGATATTGATCGCCAGATGGAAATCGCCGCCGACGCCTTGCGGCTGCCACCCTGGGATGCCGATGTCACCAAGCTGTCGGGTGGTGAGCGTCGTCGTGTTGCCTTATGCCGATTGTTGATGTCGAAGCCGGACATGTTGCTGCTGGACGAACCGACCAACCATCTGGATGCCGAATCGGTCGGCTGGCTGGAGAAATTTCTCGAAGAGTACCCCGGCACCGTGGTGGCGATTACCCACGACCGTTACTTCCTCGATAACTGTGCCGAGTGGATTTTGGAGCTGGATCGTGGCCACGGTATCCCTTACGAGGGCAACTACACCACCTGGCTGGAAGCGAAAGAGAAGCGTCTGGATCAGGAAAAGAAAGAAGAAGATGCTCACGCCAAGGCCATCAGGCACGAACTGGAATGGGTGCGTCAAGGAGCCAAGGGCCGTCAGTCGAAGTCCAAGGCGCGTTTGGCCCGGTTCGAAGAGATGAACTCGCGCGAGTTCCAGACCCGCAACGAAACCAACGAAATCTACATCCCACCTGGCCCGCGCCTGGGTGACAAGGTAATTGAATTCCATAACGTCACCAAATCTTTCGGTGATCGGGTGTTGATTGATGACCTCAGCTTTACCGTACCGGCTGGTGCCATTGTTGGTATTGTTGGTGGTAACGGTGCGGGTAAATCAACCTTGTTCCGCATGATTGCGGGGCAGGAACAACCGGATTCCGGCGCAGTCGTGATGGGTGAAACCGTCAAGCTGGCATTTGTTGAACAGCTGCGTGATGAGCTGGACGACAAGAAAACGGTATGGGAGGCGATTTCTGACGGCCAGGATATGTTGAATATCAATGGCAAGGAATACCCAAGCCGCTCCTATATTGGCCGCTTCAACTTCAAGGGTGGTGACCAGCAGAAGCGTGTGGGCGACTTGTCCGGTGGTGAGCGTGGCCGCTTGCAGCTGGCTTATACCTTAAAGCAAGGGGCTAACGTACTGTTGCTGGACGAACCGTCCAACGACCTGGATGTGGAAACCCTGCGGGCACTGGAAGAAGCGGTATTGGCCTTTCCGGGCGCGGTAATGGTGGTCTCCCACGATCGCTGGTTCCTCGACCGTATTGCCACGCACATCATGGCGTACGAAGGCGATTCCAAAGTGAACTTCTTTGAAGGCAACTACACCGAATACGAAGCCGATCGCAAAAAACGTCTGGGTGCCGATGCTGCGCCAAAACGTATGAAGTACAAGCGCCTGGCGTAAGTCGGGCTGGTGTGATGCGAGATGTGATGCGTGTCGGGAGTGGCTCATACGTACGTCCGGGTATGACTGTTTTTTTGTACTATTCTTGGGCCACCCCGTACCCGCAGGCACAAACAGGCACGACAGGCCGCGTCCAATAATTGAGGAGGCGGCCAAGACACAATGGTCGATTAATCGAATAGCGAACCAATGTTTCTTCCGCATGGTTACACCCGGAAGGGTGGTATGCTGATACCTCGTCCGATCATTCTTCCGCTTTCGACCCAGGTCAATTCAACAAGTACATCATGAGTAGCCATCCACTGTTTACCGATTTTTCCATCCCCTTGTCCGTGACGCTGGCCGCCACAATCGGGCTGGAGGACGCTGTCTTGCTGACCATTATCAATCAGGCTGCGGTATTGCAGCACGACAGTAGCC from the Candidatus Thalassolituus haligoni genome contains:
- the ettA gene encoding energy-dependent translational throttle protein EttA — protein: MAQYVFTMNRLGKIVPPKRQILRDISLSFFPGAKIGVLGLNGSGKSTLLKIMAGVDQDFIGEARPQPDLNIGYLSQEPELDPAKDVKGNVEDGLSELMNAKTELDAVYAAYAEPDADFDALAKKQGQLEALIETAGGHDIDRQMEIAADALRLPPWDADVTKLSGGERRRVALCRLLMSKPDMLLLDEPTNHLDAESVGWLEKFLEEYPGTVVAITHDRYFLDNCAEWILELDRGHGIPYEGNYTTWLEAKEKRLDQEKKEEDAHAKAIRHELEWVRQGAKGRQSKSKARLARFEEMNSREFQTRNETNEIYIPPGPRLGDKVIEFHNVTKSFGDRVLIDDLSFTVPAGAIVGIVGGNGAGKSTLFRMIAGQEQPDSGAVVMGETVKLAFVEQLRDELDDKKTVWEAISDGQDMLNINGKEYPSRSYIGRFNFKGGDQQKRVGDLSGGERGRLQLAYTLKQGANVLLLDEPSNDLDVETLRALEEAVLAFPGAVMVVSHDRWFLDRIATHIMAYEGDSKVNFFEGNYTEYEADRKKRLGADAAPKRMKYKRLA